A stretch of the Mycobacterium sp. ITM-2016-00317 genome encodes the following:
- a CDS encoding VOC family protein: MIVKLDLLTPGIEVGLVTTDPEPMVAFYEGFLELEPQGEIEFDGGSQRRYSLGGSVLKLVTYTSPPPAPAAPGGGRAQAGLRYFTIGVNGLREVAAAFEASDYQVVEPLTEFAPVPGMGWMFVADPDGNHLELFGTL, translated from the coding sequence GTGATCGTGAAACTGGACCTGCTCACGCCTGGCATCGAGGTGGGCCTCGTCACCACCGACCCGGAGCCGATGGTCGCCTTCTACGAAGGGTTCCTCGAGCTCGAGCCGCAGGGCGAGATCGAATTCGACGGCGGCTCGCAGCGCCGCTACTCGCTGGGTGGCAGCGTGCTCAAACTCGTCACCTACACCTCACCGCCGCCGGCCCCGGCCGCCCCGGGCGGTGGCCGCGCCCAGGCGGGGCTGCGCTACTTCACGATCGGCGTCAACGGCCTGCGGGAGGTCGCCGCCGCGTTCGAGGCCTCCGACTACCAGGTGGTGGAGCCGCTCACCGAGTTCGCACCCGTGCCGGGGATGGGCTGGATGTTCGTCGCCGATCCCGACGGCAACCACCTCGAGCTGTTCGGGACGCTCTGA
- a CDS encoding heme-binding protein, whose translation MKFTGTTVRASRRALAGVGAACLFGGVAAATVTAPMAGAQPAECNASSLTGTVSSVTGQARQYLDAHPGANQAVTAAMNQPRPEAEANLRGYFTANPAEYYDLRGILAPIGDAQRNCNITVLPVELQTAYDTFMAG comes from the coding sequence ATGAAATTCACTGGAACCACCGTGCGCGCAAGCCGGCGCGCCCTGGCCGGCGTCGGGGCGGCATGTCTGTTCGGCGGCGTGGCCGCAGCAACCGTGACCGCACCGATGGCGGGCGCCCAGCCCGCCGAGTGCAACGCCAGTTCGCTCACCGGCACCGTGAGCTCGGTGACCGGCCAGGCGCGGCAGTACCTCGACGCCCACCCGGGCGCCAATCAGGCCGTGACCGCGGCGATGAACCAGCCGCGGCCCGAGGCCGAGGCCAACCTGCGGGGCTATTTCACCGCCAACCCGGCGGAGTACTACGACCTGCGGGGCATCCTCGCGCCGATCGGTGACGCGCAGCGCAACTGCAACATCACCGTGCTGCCCGTCGAACTGCAGACGGCCTACGACACGTTCATGGCCGGCTGA